In Maridesulfovibrio sp., a single genomic region encodes these proteins:
- a CDS encoding heavy metal-associated domain-containing protein, whose protein sequence is MKKVEVKGMSCMHCVASVEKALSGLEGVTDVKVSLDDASATFEEAAPVDPEKVKEIINKIGFEAGEVK, encoded by the coding sequence ATGAAAAAAGTCGAAGTAAAGGGTATGAGTTGCATGCATTGTGTAGCGTCCGTTGAAAAGGCTCTGAGCGGCCTTGAAGGTGTAACGGATGTTAAGGTCAGCCTTGATGACGCCAGCGCCACTTTTGAAGAAGCTGCTCCTGTCGATCCTGAAAAGGTGAAGGAAATCATCAACAAGATCGGTTTTGAAGCCGGAGAGGTTAAGTAG
- the hisB gene encoding imidazoleglycerol-phosphate dehydratase HisB produces MSQRSASISRTTKETDIALTINLDGNGQTSISTGVGFADHMLTLMSFWAGFDLDLKCKGDLEIDSHHTLEDIALVMGQAIQEAMGDRKGINRIGFAKVPMDEALVEVVIDLSGRAYLVYDDDMLPPIIAGDEKDVWREFFKSLAFKAGMNLHIKFEYGRNGHHLLEGAFKALGLAFRNALAVERRGVSSTKGSLD; encoded by the coding sequence TTGTCACAGAGATCCGCATCGATTTCCCGCACAACAAAGGAAACGGATATTGCCCTGACCATAAATCTGGACGGGAACGGGCAGACCTCCATCTCGACCGGAGTCGGGTTTGCCGACCACATGCTCACTCTCATGAGTTTCTGGGCCGGTTTTGATCTTGATCTCAAGTGCAAGGGAGACCTTGAAATCGATTCGCATCATACTCTGGAGGATATTGCCCTGGTTATGGGGCAGGCCATTCAGGAAGCCATGGGCGACCGCAAGGGCATCAACCGTATCGGTTTTGCCAAGGTCCCCATGGATGAAGCCCTTGTGGAGGTTGTTATTGACCTTTCCGGTAGAGCCTATCTTGTGTATGATGACGACATGTTGCCCCCGATTATCGCCGGGGACGAGAAGGATGTCTGGCGTGAATTTTTCAAATCCCTTGCCTTCAAGGCAGGAATGAATCTGCACATCAAGTTCGAATACGGACGCAACGGGCACCACCTTCTGGAAGGTGCGTTCAAGGCTCTGGGGCTTGCTTTCCGCAATGCTCTGGCCGTTGAAAGACGAGGTGTTTCCAGTACAAAAGGGAGTCTCGACTGA
- the hisA gene encoding 1-(5-phosphoribosyl)-5-[(5-phosphoribosylamino)methylideneamino]imidazole-4-carboxamide isomerase, producing MIIFPAVDIKDGVCVRLSQGQADAVTVFSSDPVAQANYWENQGAQYLHVVDLDGAFSGVPKNFELIRKICSQLSIPVQLGGGIRDIATASKYIEAGVKRLIIGTMALEDEKTFAELCAKFPGQIGVSLDAVNGQLKSRGWVEDAGISVFDILPRIESAGAAFIIYTDISRDGMQTGVNVNALSDLCAKTKLPVIAAGGVATLEDIINLYPLAPKGLEGAISGRAIYTGSLDFAEAIEWLQNN from the coding sequence ATGATTATTTTTCCCGCGGTGGATATCAAGGACGGCGTGTGTGTACGCCTTTCTCAGGGACAGGCTGACGCCGTTACTGTTTTTTCCAGCGACCCTGTTGCCCAGGCAAATTACTGGGAAAACCAGGGCGCACAGTATCTGCACGTAGTAGATCTGGACGGTGCGTTCAGCGGAGTTCCCAAGAATTTTGAACTGATCCGGAAAATATGTTCCCAATTGAGCATACCCGTTCAGCTTGGAGGAGGCATCCGCGATATAGCTACCGCCTCCAAGTACATTGAAGCCGGTGTTAAGCGTTTGATTATCGGGACCATGGCTCTTGAGGATGAGAAAACATTTGCCGAACTGTGTGCAAAATTTCCGGGCCAGATCGGTGTATCCCTTGACGCTGTAAACGGACAGCTGAAGTCCAGAGGGTGGGTTGAGGATGCCGGAATATCGGTCTTCGACATTCTCCCCCGGATTGAATCCGCCGGTGCTGCGTTTATTATTTACACGGATATCAGCAGGGACGGCATGCAGACCGGAGTGAATGTCAACGCTCTTTCCGATCTTTGTGCCAAAACTAAGCTTCCGGTAATTGCCGCCGGAGGTGTTGCTACCCTTGAAGATATAATAAATCTGTATCCGCTCGCTCCCAAGGGGCTTGAAGGTGCGATTTCCGGCAGGGCCATTTATACCGGTTCTCTTGATTTCGCAGAAGCCATTGAATGGCTGCAGAATAACTAG
- a CDS encoding FAD-dependent oxidoreductase — MSEHVVVIGAVALGPKAACRFKRIRQDAKVTLIDRDDVFSYGGCGIPYFVSGDVSEANQLRSTAFHMVRDEPFFKDIKGVDVLSSTEATSIDRANKQVHIKNLKTGEESVLDYDQLVIGTGATPRKLNLPGEDLENVFYVGNMHDAERIKQGITQGKYGKAVVVGAGFIGLEMAESFADMWGIETTVIEIFDQILPRMCSPVLARMGQLHMEEQGVNFVLGQTVSSIEGNGKVEKVVTAGGEVEADLVIISAGVIPNDKLARECGLECSERGGIIVDEAMRTSDPLIFAGGDCVIIKNAVTGDPMFLPMGSMANRQGRVIGGNLAGHDEKFPPAAGSWVVKIFERAMSGTGMSLGAARQAGFDAVSVMLIMADRAHFYPEKDMMTLEMVVDKATRRVLGIQGFSAGGDAMVGRINAVAAIMKFQPKIEDVSNLEVAYSPPFASAMDVLNAIANMADNALSGMNHGQGPDIFAEYWADRESGDYCFLDVREHADAEPFLEKYPEYWHNVPQGEIPQRYDEIPRDKKLVLVCNTGGRSYEAQVMLDALGFKEVLNTHGGMAVIKAYGVDI, encoded by the coding sequence ATGTCAGAACATGTAGTTGTCATAGGTGCCGTTGCGCTTGGTCCCAAGGCTGCCTGTCGCTTCAAGCGCATCAGGCAGGACGCAAAGGTCACACTCATTGATAGAGATGATGTATTTTCATACGGCGGTTGCGGAATACCTTATTTTGTATCCGGTGATGTTTCGGAAGCAAACCAGCTCCGCAGCACGGCTTTTCACATGGTGCGCGATGAACCCTTTTTCAAGGATATCAAGGGAGTCGATGTGCTTTCTTCCACGGAAGCAACCAGTATCGACCGCGCCAACAAGCAGGTCCACATCAAAAATTTAAAGACCGGAGAGGAAAGCGTCCTCGATTACGATCAGCTCGTAATCGGCACCGGCGCGACCCCCCGCAAACTCAACCTGCCGGGTGAAGATCTTGAGAACGTTTTTTACGTCGGCAACATGCATGACGCTGAACGCATCAAGCAGGGCATAACTCAGGGTAAATACGGCAAGGCCGTTGTGGTCGGCGCCGGGTTCATCGGCCTTGAAATGGCTGAATCCTTTGCCGACATGTGGGGTATAGAGACCACTGTTATAGAAATTTTCGATCAGATTCTTCCGCGTATGTGCAGCCCTGTTCTGGCAAGAATGGGCCAGCTTCATATGGAAGAGCAGGGCGTCAATTTCGTTCTCGGTCAGACAGTTTCAAGCATTGAAGGCAACGGCAAGGTTGAAAAGGTTGTCACTGCCGGAGGCGAGGTTGAGGCTGATCTGGTTATCATCTCGGCCGGAGTTATCCCCAACGACAAGCTGGCCCGTGAATGCGGACTTGAGTGCAGCGAACGCGGCGGTATCATCGTCGACGAGGCCATGCGGACTTCCGATCCGCTGATTTTTGCAGGCGGGGACTGCGTTATCATCAAGAATGCGGTAACAGGTGACCCCATGTTTCTTCCCATGGGTTCAATGGCCAACAGGCAGGGCCGTGTAATCGGCGGCAACCTTGCCGGGCATGATGAAAAATTTCCTCCTGCAGCAGGTTCCTGGGTAGTGAAGATTTTCGAACGGGCCATGTCCGGAACAGGAATGAGTCTCGGTGCTGCAAGGCAGGCCGGATTCGATGCCGTAAGCGTAATGCTCATTATGGCGGACAGGGCTCATTTCTATCCTGAAAAGGACATGATGACCCTTGAAATGGTAGTGGACAAGGCCACGCGCAGGGTTCTGGGTATTCAGGGATTTTCCGCCGGTGGCGATGCCATGGTCGGCCGCATCAACGCGGTTGCTGCAATAATGAAATTTCAGCCCAAAATCGAGGATGTCAGCAACCTTGAGGTCGCTTACTCCCCGCCGTTCGCATCGGCAATGGACGTTCTGAACGCCATTGCAAATATGGCGGATAACGCTCTTTCCGGAATGAACCACGGACAAGGTCCGGATATTTTCGCAGAGTACTGGGCTGACCGTGAAAGCGGCGATTATTGTTTCCTTGATGTCCGCGAACATGCTGATGCCGAGCCTTTCCTGGAAAAATATCCGGAATACTGGCACAATGTTCCGCAGGGTGAAATTCCGCAACGCTATGATGAGATTCCACGCGACAAGAAACTTGTTCTCGTGTGCAATACCGGAGGCCGTTCCTATGAAGCGCAGGTAATGCTTGACGCTCTTGGCTTCAAGGAAGTTCTCAATACACATGGCGGGATGGCCGTCATCAAGGCTTACGGAGTGGACATCTAG